Within the Gemmatimonadaceae bacterium genome, the region GAGGAATCTCCGGAGGTGCTGGAGGAGATCGAAGCCGCGCTCCGTAAATAGCGGGCGCCGGTTTCGAGGTTCAGCTGAACCGGATCGTTGGGAAGAATGGCGAGGTCAACGATCGCTGTTTTCAGATTTGCGCGCTTGTAACCGGGGATCTCGTCAACCACGATCAGGACGTGATCTACCCAATAGTCGAACAAGGCCTTCTGCCGCTCGATCGACATCTTGCTCCATGCGCGTTCTAGGAAGGAGCTGGACTGAAGGAGCTCCTCAATGCGGGCACTCTTCTGCTCCGGCGATTTCGCTGTTGATGAGGCCTCCAGCGCCTTGAGCTTGTCCTTCGCCGCACTGAGCTCTGCGCGCAGCTTGCGAAGCTCGTCGTGCATCGGATCGTCAGCGGGAACCTCGCCGTGATCGAACTGGAGCATCACGAGCTTGTAACAGTTCTGATACCTGCGAGTTGTATCAGTGACCTGCTTCGAGACGGCGGCGAGAGCGACGTCTCGGTTGGCCCCGGTGGACTGCTTCAGCGCTACCTCACGCAGTGACTGCATAAACTCCGGAGTCAGGCGGTGAGAGCAGATCGCATCCTTTACTCGTGTCTCGAGGTCCTCGGCTACAATGTAACGCACCTTACATCCGGCTTCGTCGTAGGCTTGCCGCGCCTCGGGATGGGTGATCCCGGGCCGCGGATGCGTATACGCCCGCGCGCCGCCCTGCCGACGGCTGTAGCGTCCACCGGTGTATGGAAGGCCGCAGTGCGCACAGATCGGTCGAAGTGGAAAGATGTCGGAACGCTTGCGATTGGAGCCTGCTTTCAGCGACGCCCCGCGCTCCGCGAGCACCTCGCAGACCTTGTTGAACAGCTCCATGTCTACCATCGGCGACCACTGAGCCTTTACCCACTTCTCGCTGGACCCCTCAGCGACGTCACCGTCCCCCGTCTGCAGCAAGACCTCGCCGATGAGCGCCCGATTGGTGAGCAGCTTTTTGAGGGAACTGTGCCCGAACCCCTTCGTGCCAGCGCCTCGCGGCGCCCGCACGCCCTGATCGTATAGCATCTCGCATACGCGCTTCAGCGAGTTGCCGGCGACCACCTGCCGCGCAGCCTTCTCCCACACCGCGAGCTGCTCCTCATTCGGCACCAGCTTCAGACCGCCGCTTCCCGGTGTCGCCTTCTGCCCCGTCGGAATGATGCGGCCAGTGCCGACCTCCGCGCGATTCGTTCCGAAGGGGGAGTGACTATGGGTCCAGAACCCGTTCGCGGCTCGCGAGCGCTTGCCCCGTCGAATGTTTGACTTGAGCTGCGCTAGGTAGCTGCTCG harbors:
- a CDS encoding recombinase family protein; translated protein: MARALEITWQQRLAAASGELPARIRYTRKSSEQEDRQVTSFGQQIEAMDKRWGSLSSNWCWQDSKSGKNLNRPALTDLRAFCRANPRPKQSPGHVEIYDVSRLGRPLGDDGKPDTRALIVLEAELEAFNWKVRYVTTEKSGNSLHDTVNLIFETHGASSYLAQLKSNIRRGKRSRAANGFWTHSHSPFGTNRAEVGTGRIIPTGQKATPGSGGLKLVPNEEQLAVWEKAARQVVAGNSLKRVCEMLYDQGVRAPRGAGTKGFGHSSLKKLLTNRALIGEVLLQTGDGDVAEGSSEKWVKAQWSPMVDMELFNKVCEVLAERGASLKAGSNRKRSDIFPLRPICAHCGLPYTGGRYSRRQGGARAYTHPRPGITHPEARQAYDEAGCKVRYIVAEDLETRVKDAICSHRLTPEFMQSLREVALKQSTGANRDVALAAVSKQVTDTTRRYQNCYKLVMLQFDHGEVPADDPMHDELRKLRAELSAAKDKLKALEASSTAKSPEQKSARIEELLQSSSFLERAWSKMSIERQKALFDYWVDHVLIVVDEIPGYKRANLKTAIVDLAILPNDPVQLNLETGARYLRSAASISSSTSGDSSSNRRCFKKASASGEPILPSDHAKCRRNKTSASDHAATKAGTSPAEPVLPSTMAALRRSPERFARFMADPRNNSVYSETSIPSKRSANSRGGTPSKNGRGRKGEPSSSSLENLRLYGHTSLHTSQP